The DNA window TTGGTATTTCTGAAAAAATAATGGGTGCTTTCAGTGGCGGAGCAGCTATTTTTATGACCGTTATATTGCTTTCTATAACTCTATTAACAACAGGTCAAGAATTTATCGGTGTTGCACAGGTATCTGCAGCAGCACATGCACCGCTAATGGTAGTTGAAGCAATAATCACAGGGTCTGTTGTGACATATCTCTCTAAAGTTAAACCTGAATTGTTGCCTATAAAAATTAATAAAAATGAAAAATCAATGGAGGCATCTAAATATGGTACTGAATTTTAACCGAATTTTACTGGTAATCTCCATTTTAACTATGGTTTTCGTTCCTGCTACATCTGCACACAGCGTGCATATGGACGTTATCGAAAAATCAACTGATAAAATCAAGGTCAAAGCCTATTATGGTGGTGGCGACCCTATGAAAGATGTTGAAGTAAATGTCTATTTAATTACTGAAAATGATGAAGAACCCTATATAGAGGACAAGTCAACAGATGAAAAAGGAATGTATTCTTTTGAACCTAAACAGGGACACGAGGTTTACAAAGTAGTGGCATCTGATTTTGGGCACCAAGTTGAAAAAAAGGTTATTTTGGAGTCTCAATCATCATCCTCATCTAATGGGTCATCCAATAATAGTGATACTGATGGACTGCCTATGCCTGCAAGAATAGTATCTGGTTTTGGATACATTGCAGGTATTGCAGGTATTGGGATGATGGCAAATGCCAGAAAAATAAAGAAAAAATATGAAAACGAAAATAAATAAATGAACAGAGAACTAAAATAAACAATGAACTATCCAAGGATTGACGCATATTCAGAAATCGAATCAGTAATACACAATTTCGACCCCAGAGCAAAGATTATAACATTTACAGTCCTCATATTTTCCTTTGCTTTTATCGAAAGTTTGACAGTAGCTATGTTTGCTGTTTTGTTTTCAGTAAGTCTGATATTTATTTCCAAATTACCTATTGAATTTGTTTACGCACGCTTAAAATATCCAATAATATTCATATTTGCTATTTTTGTGATAATGTGCTTTACAGTAGAAGGTAACATAATAATAGATTCATATTTTGTAAGTGTTACTCTGGAAGGGTTAAAAATTGGGTTACTTATATTTCTCAGAGCTACTGCTGCTTTAATTATTGCATTTTTAATGCTTGCCACTAACAGGTTTGATACCGTTATAAAAGCTTTATATATGTTGAAATTGCCGAATGCAGTTGTTCAGATGATTGTATTTTCTTATCGATATATTTTTGTTTTGGTGGATGAATTTCAAAATATGAAAAAATCAATGTCTGCAAAAGGTTTTGAAATTAAAGCCAACAGATATGGATTATCTACTATAGGAAACCTGATAGGAATGTTACTTGTTAAAAGTTATGAAAGAGGGGAAAGAGTACATAAGTCGATGATTTCAAAGGGTTATGAAGGGAAACCAAGAATGGATACAAATTACAATTTAATGTTTTCTGACTATGTGTTAACGATTTTTATGATGATCTTCGCGTTTGGCGTACATATTTATCCGGTGATATAATGAAAAGAACTGCAGTATCCATAAAAAATTTGGATTACACATATCCAAACAGTAAAAAAGTCTTAGATAATGTTAACATGGAGGTTTTTGAAGGAGAAAAAATTACAATCATGGGTCCAAATGGTGCTGGTAAAACCACTCTTTTGCTACATCTAAACGGTACATTAAAAACATCAAATAGCGATAATGTTTATATTTTTGAACAGGCAATCAGTTCAATGAATATAAAAGACCGGATACAATATGTAGGAATTTTATTCGAAGACCCTGATGACCAGCTATTCATGCCGACAGTTTATGATGATGTTGCTTTTGGGCCTTATAATATGGGTCTGGACAAAAAAGAAGTTGACAAAAGAGTTAAAAAATCCATGACCAGAGTAGGACTTCAAGGATTTGAAAATGAAGTCCCCCAACATTTGAGCACTGGTCAAAAAAAGAAAGTTGCATTGGCTGCAGTTATTTCAATGGAACCTAAAATACTTGTTTTGGACGAACCAACTGCTAATCTTGATCCAAAAAGCAAATCAGAGATCATATCATTTATCAAGGAACTTAATGAAAAAGAAGGTATTACTACAATAATAGCTACTCATGATGTGAATACAATATCATATCTTACAGATAGAGTATATGTTCTTAATGAAAAGATAGTAGCCTCAGGAACACCACATGATATATTTTCAAATCCTGAATTATTGAAACAATTTAACTTGGAAGCACCTGATCCACTTAAAATTTTCCGAATGCTGGAGTGTTTTGGGTATGATAGTAAAAATCATCCTTTATCAATAAATGAAGCTGCGGAAAACCTTATAAACGCCATGCAAGAAAACGGTGACGTCATGAACCTCCAAATGGATAAAGATGCGTATGAAAACATAAAACAACTGGTAAATCTTTATACTTACCACCCTTTCTGAGATAAGTATTCACGAGAAATGGAGAAGGAAGCCAACAGTTTCAACTTTTGGAGGAATGCGTCCAAACTTAAACAAACCATTGATGACCAGCAGTAACATCTCTGATTCATAATTATTTTATATGTATCTAACATATTTGTAGATAGCATGTACCTGACGTTGAAAGTAAAACTGAATCCCGATAGAAAACAAAGCAATAAACTATTGACAACTATGGAAAAGTTCAATGAGGCCTGCAACTATGCTTCTGAGACTGCATGGCACAACAAGAAATTTGGTAAAACCGGGATTCAGAAATTGACTTATTATGACATTAGGCAAAAATTCGCTCTGTCTGCTCAATTGACTGTCAGGGCAATCGGTAAAGTAGCTGAAAGCTACAGCAACGACAGAAAAACCATGCACAAATTCAATAGAAGAGGTGCAGTGGTCTACGACCAGAGAGTTCTGTCGTTCAAGGGAAAAGATATGGTTTCCATACTTACTCTGAATGGGCGTGAGAAGATAAGTATATCTTACGGTGATTATAGACCTTTTGACATAAGTAAAATCCGAGGTCAAACAGACCTGATTTACGAAGATAATAATTTTTACCTGATGCTTGTGATGGAAGTGGGTGAAAACGAGGTTGAATATAACGATGATGTCATGGGAGTAGACCTTGGCGTAGTTAATATAGCAACCACTTCTAATAACGAAGTTTACAAAGGCACAAAAGCTGATGAGATACGAGAGCGATATACCAGTCTAAAATCGAGATTGCAGTCAGCTGGAACATGGTCCGCCAAGGAGCACCTCAAGAAATTATCCAAAAAGGAACGCCGGTTCAAACGTGACTTGAATCACCGGGTTGCCAAACAACTGGTTAAACGCGCTAAAGACACGTCCCGGGCTATTGCATTGGAAAACCTCAACGGTTTTCGTCCGGAGGCTACGGTTACTAAAGCGCAGAAAGATAGGTTGGGTAAATGGGCGTTCTCTGAATTGACCGATTTCATATTATACAAATCAAAACTTGAAGGAGTACCTGTTATAATAATTAACCCGATGTATACTTCGCAGCAATGTTCTGAGTGCGGGCATATCAATAAGAGCAACCGCCAGAAACAGGCTAACTTCAGGTGTAAGACATGCGGTCATAGAGAGAACGCCGACTACAATGCTTCGAAGAACATTGCACACAGGGGAGCTGTCAGCCTTCCTGATGTCCTCCGCTTAACTTCTATTAGTTAAGAGATGGAAGGACAAGCTAACCGCTTTAGCGGTTAGTAGCTGACAAAACGCAATATATCAATAAATATTGTTGGGTGTATATATTGTAAAAATCAATATAATAATATAATGAAATATAATAACTTGTATTATTCTCATTTTATAGTCGATAACTCAATATTTGTTGCTTATAATTATTGAAATATATTGCAAATTAATAACAAATAATCTGTGTTCAACTATAGTTGCTATAGATTTTTTATTCAAAAGAGTAATAGTATATGTATATGAATAGTGGGAATACTCGATATCTACCTGATATATTATTCCTTTTTGTTTTTCTACCACTTTTTTTAACTGTAGTATATTTTACTTCATTAAATAGTGCATTTATATTACATACAGATGATTATACTATTTTTACAATATACGCCACAAATTTCGCTCATTTTGATTATAACCATTTCATGAGCAACCTTTTGTCGTATATGGTTATAATATTGTTAATTTTTATTTTTTTCAGAATATTTGGATTATGTGAAAGAAAAAATTTTTATTTAAACCTGTTAACCATTTTTATTATTGCACCGTTTGGAATTTCTCTGTTCAGTCTCCTTATTTATGACATGGATAAAATATTGGGATTTTCAGGTATCGTATCATCTCTATTAGGCTATTTTACAGCCTCATTTGTGACCTATACATATAAAAAAGCAGATATAAATTTGAACCGTACAATTTTGTTCTTGTTCCCTGTGATTTTTTTTAATTTATCTATATTATCACTTATTAGGTATGGATTAATAGAAAATACAGGACTTGATTTGTTACTGATTTTTATCCTTTCAATTTACCTTCTTGATGAAGCTAAAATTGATATCATCAAAATATATCATTCGTTTAAAAATAATAATCTAGTAAATAGTAACTTTAAAAATATACCATTTTACTGGTATGCAATAGCTACTGTATTATTTTTCTTTACATTTACAATAGGTTTGTGGTTAATTCTCTTCCCTGAAAAAGTCCTAAATAATGGTAACATAACAAACATACAGGGGCATTATATAGGATTCATGATTGGAACATTAACACCTATCTTAACCTATAACCTAAAAGTTTACATAAAAAAATTAACTCAATTAAATTAAACTAAACCATCTCATAATAAAGATATTGATCACCCTGAAACTAGCAAACTTGCTTAGTAGTCCCGGGCGGTTTTTCCTAAGTAAAAAATTCTCAAAAAAGATGTACTATATATGATTAAAGAGTTAATAGTAATATTTGAGGGATTATAAAAAAATTCAAAGATGCTCCGGATGGGATTTGAACCCATGTTTTCGGCTCGAAAGGCCGAAATGATTGGCCCGACTACACTACCGGAGCAAATTGGATTGTTTCGGTGCGGGAATACACAATTACCACGCACCTATATATAATTTTCGATTTTTACTGGAATTGAGATTCAACATTGTGCTTTTGACTGGGATGTTTCATCTTCTTCATCCAGTTTCACAATCCATTCGGTCAAATATTCACAATATTCTGGTTCACATGCCAGCCTGCATCCTGCACAAGGTGAGAACATACTTCCTGACAAAAGCATCTCATAGGATGGTTTTGGTTCTTCAGCACTTTTTAAAAGATAAGTTCTTGAACCCTTTGAAGTCGCTGATTCACGGATTATTAATCCTTTTTTCAACAGTTTTGACACAATCCTTGAACACTTACGGCTGTCTATATTCATCTCTTTCCAGAGCTGGTTCTGATATATCCCCTCTGGATGTTCTTTTATTACTTTTAAAGCCAGTTCTTCAGGTTCCATAATATCCTGTATCTTTTTTTATTAATCTTCAACAGGTGCCAGTAAAACGATGTTGTTACCTCTTAATACTACTGAACCGAGTGATCTGAGGCGCTCACCATTTGCTATTTCAACAGATTCCACAAGATGTAGATTGAGATAATCATCCACACTTTCAAGAACGCCTTCAAGTTGATGGAGGTCGCCTTTCATTTCAACTTGTACCTTAGATCCAAGTAATTTGTGAACTTTTTTATTTGGGAACAATTTATAACCTCACTTTTATTGATTAATGTTGTTTAAAGATAATATTATTATTTACATATAACCCTGTAGTTCAGAACTATCAGACTTGTTTTCATTTTTCTCTGTTTTCTGAGCCTGCTGTCTGCTGATGGGTCCAAATAAATTTTCATATTCTTGAATATGCTGGTTCAACCATTTTGAGAGCTCGTAGGCTGCCATTGGTGAAAGTATTACTTCCGTCTCGAGTGTTCTTTCTATAACACGTGAATCTGATTGTTGTCCAAACCCTTTCTGAGAATCATTATAAAAACCTATTCGAAAATCATATGGACTGTGTCCGCCTACTGCACCAATAGCATATGCCTGTTTAAAATCTTCCGCCTTTTTAAATTCAACGGTTACCTTCTTTTTGCCCTCATTATTATCTTCAGTCATGATTAGATATCCCAAAATTGATTATCCTAATTTGTCTGGTAATGTGTTTGCATTATTTTAATCACTTTCGCTTATCCACTTTTTACCCACTTCCTTCAACGTTCCTTTTCAACGTATAGGCATTTTTTGCTATATCCTTTTTTGAATATGCTTTTGCCATTTGTTCTACTGCATCAAGGTTTCTGATAACATCATCCAGATAATCGTAAAGATCTCCCACATAAGCGGTTATACCATAGCGGATTTCAAGCTGTTTTATAATTTCTTCAGGGTCATTGCCTTCAGCTCTTAAACTTATTAACTTGGATGAAAATTTGTGTTCTGGACAACCACAATATGGAGAGTCCTTACAGTTACATGTCAGAAAATCCTCAGCAAATTCATATATCTGGTCCTGCAGGGACTCATCCAGTTTTGACAGGTTTTCCCCTTCAAACAATATATCAATTGTACCACCCTGAAAAACACGTGCAGGAAGATTTACTTTTAATGTTCGTGATATCCGGGATGCGTGCTTGAAATAAACAGAATCGAAAAATTCCAGATTAGTTACAATGTTAATAGGTTCGGTTCCAGCTAAAACAGCATCACGTATAAGAAAAGCTTTGGTTACTGAAAGAAAATGTCTGGCAGCTATTTTACCAAATTTTGTCAGGTAGATTTTTTCACCTTTCTGATTTATGAACTTATACTTTTTTAATTGATTGAAAAATTGGCTGAAACCATATCCACCAATAAATTTATTGTGAATTGCTTTTAAATCACTCTTTGATGTTGTCAGGGCTGAAGATGCCAGTATTTCTTCCATATTCTCATCTTCACCATACTCCACACCAGTATGCTCCATTTCACCTTTTAACAGTTGTATGGCAACTTCATCCTCTGTTAATTTCTGTTCACCTGTATAGTTCTTATCAGGTGTAGCCAGAAGAACCACTGTTCCACGGTCGTGATAATCCGGCCTTCCTGCACGTCCAAGCATCTGAAGAAATTCCTGCATTGTTATCCAGTCAATACCCATAGCAAGAGATTCAAAAATAACCTGTGATGCTGGAAAATCTACACCTGCTGCAAGTGCTGCTGTAGTAACTACTGCTGGAAGTTCACCGTTTTGGAACTTGTTTTCTATTTTCTTTCGTTCATAACCGGTAAGCCCTGCATGATAGGCTGCCGAACTCATGGGTAAAGCATCGGATATCCTGTGGCAATTTTTTCTGGAATTGGTAAATATGATGGATTGTCCCCTGTAACCTTTGGAAGAATATTGGCTGTACTCGTCCTTTACAAGTTTGGTGATTAGATTGACCTTTTTGCTGTCATCACTAAACACAAGATGCCTCTCTATCGGAACAGGTCTGTATTCATATTCTACAAGATAAGCCCCTAGTTTTTGAGAAAACCATTCTGGATTTGCCACTGTAGCTGAGAGGTATATAAATTGGGCTTCAGGTACGGTATATTTCAACCGGGAGATCAAACCATCAATCCGGTGACCGCGTTCAGCATCTTCCAGCATATGAACCTCATCTATAACCACTGTCCCGATATTTCCGAGTTTGTCGGCATCACCTGTTCGCAGCACATAATCCAGCCCTTCGTAGGTACCTACAATTATATCTGAATCCAGTGTCGTACGCATGGATGCCGTTTTGGAGGTTTTGATGCGTGAACTCCCGACCCTTATTGAAGTTTTGATACCAAGGTGTGAATAGTTCTTTGTGAACTGGTCGTATTTCTGATTTGCCAGTGCAACAAGAGGAACCAGAAAAAGCATCTTTCCTCTTTTATTCAAAACGTTGTTAATTCCTGCCAATTCACCTATAAGGGTTTTCCCCGTTGCTGTAGCAGACATAACAAGCTGGTTATTGCCATCCAGCAATCCTTTTTGTACCGATAATGATTGGACAGGAAGAAGATATTCGGATTTTTTCTGAAGATGTTGTTTGAATTTTTTATTTATTGGTATATCATCGATTTTTATGGTGCTAACATCGGGGTTGGACTCTATTGTATCATATCTGGTTAAATCCGAATCAATCGTTTCAGGATTTAGCATTCCAAGAGTGCGGTCAAAATCCCTTGTTTTTATTAAAAGTTGTTTAAGGTGCTCGATTGCTTCTTCGCTGTATCTGTATTGTGCATTGTTAAGAGCATTTTCAAGTTCCCCTTTTGCACAATCTTCACATATCAATTCATTGTGATACCTAATTGATTTTTTATTCACAAAATTGAATCTGTTTTTTAAAAGACAATGTCTGCACGCATTAACATATTCGCCTTTTAATTGATATCCTTTAAGCATTTCAAAAAAATCAGATTCCTGCTCATCATATTCACCATTAACTACCATAATTCGGTTAGACATTCGGAGAAGGTCTACAAACTCCTCAGGTGAGCGATATTCTCCTTTTCCTTCCTTATAGACCTTGAATTTATGGGGGCGAGGTCCAGCAGATGTATTTCCAAGTATTAATTCACCCAGAAAAATAGGAACCTTTTTTTTATTTTTTATAGGCATTACTTTAAATTTTGATTTCTGAGCACTTACAACTGTCCAAAGCGTCATTGTATTGGGTTTCAGTCTCTGATAATATATAAATAACCTTTGCGTAAAAATCTCAACTATACCAAAAAAATATAATAATAAAACTTTATTATGTATTGATGAGGGATAAATAATCGTTGAACTTGAAAACATGGAACAGAATCCACCAATAGAAGAAGAACAGGTACATACAGTACCCAGTATAAAACAGACTGGGATTTTCGCCCTTGACAGAATTCTTGGTGGTGGACTGCCTGCAGGGTCACTGACATATATTTCTGCAGACCCCAAATCAATGTCTGAAGTATTTTTGTATCAATTTACCCTCGCACGTAAATCATATTATTTTACCACAAACCGTAAACCTCTGTATGTACATCAGGATATAATAAATCAGGGATTTGATGCATCAAATGTTAATTTTATCGATATCTATAGTGAATACTACCTCACATCCAGTGGTGAAATAAGTGACAATATTGGAAATCAATACGCAGATACAAAAATAATAGAGTTCACCGAATATAATCTCAAAAATATAATAAATGATGCTAAAAACGATGATGTTAATATAATAATCGATAATTTTACATTCTTCATGAACCTAAATGTCAATATCAGCCTTTTGAAAAGAATTATACATCAATTATATGAATCAACAAAAGAAATTCAGAGCCTTACATATCTTTACGGTTTGAAAGGCAGCCATTCAGAAGATATTGAAAACGACCTTTTTAATGCATCGGATGTTATTTTTGACATTCATCTGGAACACAGTGTAGATAAAGTCAATAATAAACTCTCAGTTCCAAAAATTCGGGGTATGACGCCAAAAACCGAAATTATAAAATTCAACATTGCAGAAGGCGGAATACAGATAGACACATCCAAGGATATTGCCTGATTATATACGAGCATTATAGGTTGCATACATACATGAACAATCCCTGTTTTCTGGCAACCGGGATATTGTATCAGATATTACATCATAAAGCAGGTTACGGGAATCATTCACAACATCCATCACTTCATCGACAGTAAGTCTTTCAGAACTCAACCCGCATGCATAATTTGTAACCAGACCTATCGATGCATAGCAGATATCAAGTTCTTTTGCCAGTATTATTTCCGGCACCCCTGTCATACCCACAAAATCTGCAAAATGGCTCAACATATTAATCTCAGCTTTTGTTTCAAAACGAGGACCCTCAGTGCAGGCATATACCCCTCCAAAATAGTTGAGACCTCTGCATACAAGTGATTCGGAAAGACGTTTTTTAATTTGCGGACAGTATGGTTGGGACATATCAACATGCATTGTTTTGTTGTCAAAAAAGGTAGAAATCCGGTGTTTAGTAAAATCCAGAAAATCGTCAAACAATATAAAACTTCCAGGTATGTGGTCTTTCATACTCCCCACTGAATTTACTGATATTATACGTTCTGCCTTGAGTTCATATACAGCCTGAATATTGGCACGGTAATTGATTCTATGAGGAGGTACATGGTTTTGTTCCCCCGAATGTCGAGGAATTACAGCGATATTCCGGTCAAAAATTTTACCAATATAAACATCGACTTTACCAAATGATGTATTTACAGGATTTAACTGGAAATTTTTTAAACTGGAAAATGCCAGTCCACCGATGATAACAGCATCGACTTTTTCATTATGTGTATTTTGTTCCTGTATTTGATAACTGCTCATTATATCTTTCATGTCTGTTGTCAATGGATATTTTCATCCCCAATAGAGCGATTATAAAGGCACCAATAATGGAATACACAAAATACTGGAGACCAAAATCTGGTATTTCAGGGGAACTCAACAACGCGTTAATTGAAAGCAGGTACGTACTGGAACCCCAGAACAATAACCCCATGGACACCGCGAAAAATACTGTAGACATACATGGATAGATTGATTTTCCTCTTGCTTTAAGGTCAACCAGTTTGCCGGAATATCCAGCCAGAAATGCTGCTGTATACCACCATATACTCTCGTTTATAAAGACTGTTGCAAGGGTTAGTATTCCATAATACCAGATTCCACCTTGAGTATAATATGTCCAGATTTCCAGCGTTCCCTGAATGGTAGCAATAATTGCTATCAAAAATGCTGTCAGATAAGTTACAAAGGTTAACCTTCCACCATGAAAGGCGTTTTTTACGTTATTTAAAAATACAGCGAACTGGTCGTCCAGATTGAAACCTCTATAGAGCATATAGAGACCAACCGCCGCCAGAATACCTATAACTGCCCCTTCAGGATAATTCATAAGTAGAAATATTGCATAGATAAGAGCTGCCAGCCCCAGCGGAACAAAAAAGGTCTGAGAGATTTTGGGGTCATTGAAAGCATGTTTTAAAAGATAATAGGTACTCTCAAGGTTTGCACTCTGCATCACAGTAACACGTTTTACAGAATCTATCTTGATTCTGGACTGCACAATGGGCATCAGAGTTTCGTCTTCTGCACCGTCTGAAATGAAAATTGCATTTTTTGCATTGTAGGTTTTTAAAATTTCATCAAGCTGTCTGGAGATGTGCTGGTCTGCTACAACATTTACATTTCTGTCACCAGCAAGAAGTACAATTTCTGCATCAATCCCACGGTTTAAAAGGTCGTCCAGTACCTGTATACCGCCAAATATTGTATTTGTATCCGAATCCTCAGGATCGGCTGTTGCAAGCTTTACAGCAGCATCAATGTTATCCTTTCTGCCGATTACAGGAGTATTGATATGAGCTTTCTCACCAAGGTCATTATCTCTATCGATGCATATTACTAAAGTTTGCATACAACCTCTACATATTGTTTATAACGAATGTATAAATAAGTTCTCATAATAATGTTGTCTGATTAATTAACCATTCTGCCCATTTAAGTTTCTTTCTCTTAAAATCAGATACATTTTTATCAGTAAAATCAAAACCTGCAAGTTCTATCTTTGATGCACTGAACCGCTTGGCAAGATAAACACATCTATCCCCATCCGTAAATCCCCCGAAATTGTAAACGTTGTATAAGGGATGTGATTGGGTAGTTCCTATTACATTTTTAAAACGGGGCACGTATTTTCTAAGTTTATCAATGTTGTCCCCGTGTGCATGAACAACCATCAAAGAACCTTTATAATTTGCATCAATTTCCTTTTCTACATTCCCGTCAAGGTCTGTGACAATGATATCCGGAACAATCCCTGCATCCATTAACGCTTCAACAGCTCCATCTGCAGCAATTATAGCATAATCTTGAAAGTCGAAATTCTTTAAATCATCAACAAGTGAAGGCGCATTACCACAAACCAAGATATTTTTCTCATTGATGGTTTTTCTCAAAATTGAAAGGTCACTGGTATTAGATAAACTGGATAAAAGGTCGGAAAGTATGAATGCCGACCTCTCATCTTCTTTTCTGCTAAACCCAAAATCACTAAGGATTTTCTGATAGATTGTATCCCATGTATCAAAATCCATATCATACATTCCCTGTTCCAGATTCAAGCGGAGAAATTGCAATTTCCATGGGTATCCCTTCTACATTCCAATCTTTCACATATTCCCCATCTGTGCTTATATCCGTACCAATAACAAGTGTGTCTGCCCTGACTTCCTTTGAAATGTAGGTTTCCATGTTTTTGACAAGTTCTGCCACCCTTTCGTCATCGATTTTTATCAAGCTTTTAATATTTTCCTCCACTGAAAGGTCAAGTTCTTTTCTCATATCCTGAACTCTGCGTATGACCTCTCTTGCAAATCCTTCCGATTCAATCTCACTGGTGAGTGTGGCATCCACATAAACAATGCCCCCTTCAAATTCAGCGCTTGCAACTGTATCAGGGAGAGTCCTCTGGAAGTTTACCATATCAGATGTTACAGTCGCAGCCGATGAATCGGAAAGTGATACACTAAATTTCCCATAATTATCAATGGATTCCTTTAACTCAGAAGGATTAGATGATTTTATAGCATTTATCACTTCACCGGCGTTCTTTTTAAATACTGGACCAATTGCACTCGGGTCTGGTATAGCCTCCAGACCAAGTTCACTCCACTCTTCATCTGGGTCGAGTAATTCAATATCCTTTGCATTGGTCTGATCCATCAGTACTGAACGCAGGTTATCTACAGCATTTGATGCCTCTTTATCATCG is part of the Methanohalobium evestigatum Z-7303 genome and encodes:
- a CDS encoding DUF373 family protein, which gives rise to MQTLVICIDRDNDLGEKAHINTPVIGRKDNIDAAVKLATADPEDSDTNTIFGGIQVLDDLLNRGIDAEIVLLAGDRNVNVVADQHISRQLDEILKTYNAKNAIFISDGAEDETLMPIVQSRIKIDSVKRVTVMQSANLESTYYLLKHAFNDPKISQTFFVPLGLAALIYAIFLLMNYPEGAVIGILAAVGLYMLYRGFNLDDQFAVFLNNVKNAFHGGRLTFVTYLTAFLIAIIATIQGTLEIWTYYTQGGIWYYGILTLATVFINESIWWYTAAFLAGYSGKLVDLKARGKSIYPCMSTVFFAVSMGLLFWGSSTYLLSINALLSSPEIPDFGLQYFVYSIIGAFIIALLGMKISIDNRHERYNEQLSNTGTKYT
- a CDS encoding 6-hydroxymethylpterin diphosphokinase MptE-like protein yields the protein MDFDTWDTIYQKILSDFGFSRKEDERSAFILSDLLSSLSNTSDLSILRKTINEKNILVCGNAPSLVDDLKNFDFQDYAIIAADGAVEALMDAGIVPDIIVTDLDGNVEKEIDANYKGSLMVVHAHGDNIDKLRKYVPRFKNVIGTTQSHPLYNVYNFGGFTDGDRCVYLAKRFSASKIELAGFDFTDKNVSDFKRKKLKWAEWLINQTTLL